A single Anopheles funestus chromosome 2RL, idAnoFuneDA-416_04, whole genome shotgun sequence DNA region contains:
- the LOC125764082 gene encoding liprin-alpha-1 isoform X2 codes for MWNMMCDVMPTISEDTISQRSSQFSGEDANFEQLMVSMLDERDKLMDSLRETQQRMADMEMKIQEVEKERDSLHRQIAANLPQEFSTLTKELTQARETLLERDEEIGELKAERNNTRLLLEHLECLVSRHERSLRMTVVKRQAASQSGVSSEVEVLKALKSLFEHHKALDEKVRERLRISLEKNNELEEELNQTKEELQQYKSGVLSNQSDPSLDSSSEKKDALKNGEAGEMIDYSAKTHELQTIIEKQTAELSQWQRRVSDLNTKINEMEDNMCKLQKEYTKSQEACVKLQRDLRENVAQKEDQEERIATLEKRYLNAQRESTSLHDLNEKLEQELRHKEAQLKLQEGKIAAIQEKLELSEQKLAQFSKLPEMEEQLKARMEALTQVGKQAQERHGSAEDRITRLENSVEEKNAEVMRLNQRLKMNEEHNQRLSSTVDKLLAESNDRLQVHLKERMTALEEKNTLTQELDKARKYAEELCQEKSDMLKEIAKNRLEMETFKRQILQQEIAYNIQQTEALTRSLSPNAVGNASANSGFSRSGSATFSTHSLRRNKSTLEEEHFNRSMAEQDWNKLQHMANAQVFDGGVLEGADEADNLFGTGDIISPTGHTDAQTLAIMLQEQLDAINNEIRLIQEEKQSTEARAEELESRVGSLEHMNLLARGRSMDRQSPPLSGSSTPNSPNRDYLQKYHTAPASMSPAHLHQYVTTLNQVPLSESLPSSQLAHLQSDMQHDDMGNADHDMSAGGLGGGDTSSGGTISPATARTMRLERFALALAHSQEELKRRSQGVVHGSEFPSESRNHFVTSNTYGMSPLNSRHGSQESLKHLSMVSSLSSLQTPTASRGGDAVSAAQKKKGIKSSLGRFFSKKEKVKGVKDSSMPDGSTSMMSMSGLSLISDIDSTYDNISVSGYRPPGKSNPIDYTRQKKKEHDYRHDLLGEAMKAGTPFALWNGPTIVAWLELWVGMPAWYVAACRANVKSGAIMSALSDTEIQREIGISNPLHRLKLRLAIQEMVSLTSPSAPQTTRTTLAFGDMNHEWIGNYWLPSLGLPQYRTTFMECLVDARMLDHLNKKDLRGQLKMVDSFHRTSLQFGISCLKRLNYDRTALEERRKASENSLSDVLVWTNDRTMRWVQSVGLKEYANNLLESGIHGALIALDESFDANSMALALQIPTQNTQARQILGTEFNKLLELSTERRTDRDSIKS; via the exons ATGTGGAACATGATGTGCGACGTGATGCCGACCATCTCGGAGGACACCATCTCCCAGCGGTCGTCCCAGTTCAGCGGCGAGGATGCCAACTTCGAGCAGCTGATGGTTTCGATGCTGGACGAGCGGGACAAGCTGATGGACAGCTTGCGCGAAACCCAGCAGCGGATGGCGGACATGGAGATGAAAATCCAGGAGGTGGAAAAGGAACGGGACAGTCTACATCGACAGATTGCGGCCAATTTACCACAG GAATTCTCGACACTAACCAAAGAGCTAACGCAGGCCCGCGAGACGCTGCTCGAACGAGACGAGGAAATCGGAGAGCTGAAGGCGGAACGAAACAATACCAGG CTCCTGCTGGAACATCTCGAGTGTCTGGTGTCCCGGCACGAGCGTTCGTTACGCATGACGGTGGTGAAACGGCAGGCGGCGTCCCAGAGCGGTGTATCAAGCGAGGTGGAGGTGTTGAAGGCCCTTAAAAGTTTGTTCGAGCACCACAAGGCGTTGGATGAGAAG gtTCGAGAACGGCTCCGAATATCGTTAGAGAAAAACAATGAGCTGGAAGAGGAACTCAACCAAACCAAAGAGGAG CTTCAACAATACAAGTCAGGTGTATTGTCTAACCAATCGGACCCCTCGTTGGACAGTAGCAGTGAAAAgaag GACGCGCTAAAGAATGGTGAAGCCGGAGAAATGATCGACTATAGTGCGAAAACGCACGAACTACAAACGATCATTGAGAAGCAAACGGCCGAACTGTCCCAGTGGCAACGGCGCGTCTCCGATCTGAATACCAAGATCAACGAGATGGAGGACAACATGTGCAAGCTGCAGAAGGAGTATACCAAATCGCAAGAAGCGTGCGTGAAGCTGCAACGTGATCTGCGCGAAAACGTTGCACAGAAAGAGGACCAAGAGGAGCGGATTGCAACGCTCGAAAAGCGCTATCTGAATGCGCAGCGCGAATCAACCTCACTGCATGACCTGAACGAGAAGCTTGAACAGGAATTGCGTCACAAGGAGGCTCAGCTTAAG CTGCAAGAGGGCAAGATAGCAGCGATACAAGAAAAGCTCGAACTGTCCGAACAAAAGTTGGCCCAGTTCTCGAAATTGCCTGAAATGGAGGAACAACTTAAGGCTCGTATGGAAGCCCTAACACAGGTAGGCAAGCAG gctcaAGAGCGGCACGGTTCCGCGGAAGATCGAATAACGCGCCTCGAGAACAGTGTGGAGGAAAAGAATGCGGAAGTCATGCGTCTGAATCAAAGACTGAAAATGAACGAAGAGCACAATCAGCGACTGTCGTCGACGGTGGACAAACTGCTTGCCGAGTCGAACGATCGATTGCAAGTCCATTTGAAGGAACGCATGACAGCGCTGGAGGAGAAAAATACGCTCACGCAGGAGCTCGACAAGGCGCGCAAATACGCCGAAGAGCTGTGCCAGGAGAAATCGGATATGCTCAAGGAAATCGCAAAGAACCGGCTAGAAATGGAAACATTCAAGCGTCAAATTTTGCAACAG GAAATTGCGTACAATATCCAGCAAACCGAAGCACTAACCAGAAGCTTATCACCAAACGCGGTCGGCAATGCCTCTGCCAACAGTGGATTTTCACGCAGCGGCTCGGCCACATTCAGCACGCACAGCTTGCGGCGAAACAAGTCGACACTCGAGGAGGAACACTTTAACCGCTCCATGGCGGAACAGGACTGGaacaagctgcagcacatggCCAATGCACAAGTATTTGACGGAGGCGTTCTTGAGGGCGCCGATGAGGCGGACAATCTGTTCGGTACTGGCGACATTATTTCACCGACCGGACACACCGATGCACAAACCCTGGCCATCATGCTGCAGGAGCAACTTGACGCAATCAATAATGAGATCAG GTTAATACAAGAGGAAAAACAGTCGACAGAAGCACGAGCAGAGGAGCTGGAATCTCGTGTCGGAAGTTTAGAGCACATGAATCTGCTGGCCCGTGGACGGTCGATGGATCGCCAAAGTCCACCGCTCAGTGGCAGCAGCACACCAAACAGTCCCAACCGTGACTATCTTCAAAAGTATCATACG GCGCCAGCGTCGATGTCGCCAGCGCATTTGCATCAATACGTTACCACTTTGAATCAAGTTCCGTTGTCCGAATCGTTACCCTCTAGCCAA CTGGCGCATCTTCAGTCGGATATGCAGCATGACGATATGGGAAATGCAGACCACGATATGTCGGCGGGCGGTCTTGGCGGAGGCGATACCAGTTCCGGCGGAACAATATCACCGGCCACCGCACGCACAATGCGGCTGGAACGTTTCGCACTCGCACTAGCCCACAGCCAAGAAGAGCTGAAACG GCGATCGCAAGGAGTCGTGCATGGATCGGAATTTCCAAGCGAGTCCAG GAATCATTTTGTCACCAGCAACACGTACGGAATGTCTCCGCTAAACTCACGCCATGGAAGCCAGGAATCGTTGAAGCACTTAAGTATGGTTAGTTCGTTAAGTTCTCTACAAACGCCAACCGCCAGCCGGGGAGGAGATGCCGTATCGGCGGCTCAAAAGAAGAAGGGCATTAAATCCAGTTTGGGACGGTTCTTCAGTAAAAAGGAGAAG GTAAAGGGCGTAAAGGATTCTTCGATGCCAGACGGTTCTACTAGTATGATGTCGATGAGCGGTCTATCGCTTATTAGTGACATTGATTCTACGTATGATAATATCAGCGTATCTGGTTACAGACCACCGGGCAAATCGAATCCGATCGATTATACtcgacaaaagaaaaa GGAACACGATTATCGGCATGATCTGCTGGGCGAAGCGATGAAAGCTGGCACACCGTTTGCACTGTGGAACGGGCCAACAATTGTGGCTTGGCTCGAGCTGTGGGTCGGCATGCCGGCCTGGTATGTGGCGGCTTGCCGTGCCAACGTAAAATCCGGTGCCATTATGAGCGCTCTGAGCGATACGGAAATACAGCGCGAAATCGGTATCAGCAATCCACTGCACCGGCTAAAACTACGTCTTGCCATACAGGAAATGGTGTCCCTAACGTCGCCATCGGCACCGCAAACCACGCGGACAACGCTGGCATTCG gAGACATGAATCACGAGTGGATAGGAAACTATTGGTTGCCTAGTTTGGGTCTACCTCAGTACCGTACTACGTTCATGGAGTGTCTAGTGGACGCTCGCATGTTAGATCACCTCAACAAGAAGGACCTGCGCGGTCAGCTGAAGATGGTGGACAGCTTCCATCGGACCAGCCTGCAGTTCGGCATATCCTGCCTGAAACGGCTTAACTACGACCGTACCGCGCTGGAGGAGCGACGAAAGGCGTCCGAAAACAGTCTCAGCGATGTGCTGGTGTGGACAAACGATCGCACAATGCGATGGGTGCAGAGCGTTGGCCTTAAG GAGTATGCCAACAATCTGCTAGAGTCCGGTATACACGGCGCACTGATAGCGTTAGATGAAAGCTTCGATGCTAATTCCATGGCCCTAGCTTTGCAAAttccaacacaaaacacacag GCTAGACAAATTTTAGGCACGGAATTTAACAAACTACTCGAACTGTCGACCGAACGGCGCACGGATCGAGATTCAATCAAATCTTGA
- the LOC125764082 gene encoding liprin-alpha-1 isoform X4 yields the protein MWNMMCDVMPTISEDTISQRSSQFSGEDANFEQLMVSMLDERDKLMDSLRETQQRMADMEMKIQEVEKERDSLHRQIAANLPQEFSTLTKELTQARETLLERDEEIGELKAERNNTRLLLEHLECLVSRHERSLRMTVVKRQAASQSGVSSEVEVLKALKSLFEHHKALDEKVRERLRISLEKNNELEEELNQTKEELQQYKSGVLSNQSDPSLDSSSEKKDALKNGEAGEMIDYSAKTHELQTIIEKQTAELSQWQRRVSDLNTKINEMEDNMCKLQKEYTKSQEACVKLQRDLRENVAQKEDQEERIATLEKRYLNAQRESTSLHDLNEKLEQELRHKEAQLKLQEGKIAAIQEKLELSEQKLAQFSKLPEMEEQLKARMEALTQVGKQAQERHGSAEDRITRLENSVEEKNAEVMRLNQRLKMNEEHNQRLSSTVDKLLAESNDRLQVHLKERMTALEEKNTLTQELDKARKYAEELCQEKSDMLKEIAKNRLEMETFKRQILQQEIAYNIQQTEALTRSLSPNAVGNASANSGFSRSGSATFSTHSLRRNKSTLEEEHFNRSMAEQDWNKLQHMANAQVFDGGVLEGADEADNLFGTGDIISPTGHTDAQTLAIMLQEQLDAINNEIRLIQEEKQSTEARAEELESRVGSLEHMNLLARGRSMDRQSPPLSGSSTPNSPNRDYLQKYHTVQLAHLQSDMQHDDMGNADHDMSAGGLGGGDTSSGGTISPATARTMRLERFALALAHSQEELKRRSQGVVHGSEFPSESRNHFVTSNTYGMSPLNSRHGSQESLKHLSMVSSLSSLQTPTASRGGDAVSAAQKKKGIKSSLGRFFSKKEKVKGVKDSSMPDGSTSMMSMSGLSLISDIDSTYDNISVSGYRPPGKSNPIDYTRQKKKEHDYRHDLLGEAMKAGTPFALWNGPTIVAWLELWVGMPAWYVAACRANVKSGAIMSALSDTEIQREIGISNPLHRLKLRLAIQEMVSLTSPSAPQTTRTTLAFGDMNHEWIGNYWLPSLGLPQYRTTFMECLVDARMLDHLNKKDLRGQLKMVDSFHRTSLQFGISCLKRLNYDRTALEERRKASENSLSDVLVWTNDRTMRWVQSVGLKEYANNLLESGIHGALIALDESFDANSMALALQIPTQNTQARQILGTEFNKLLELSTERRTDRDSIKS from the exons ATGTGGAACATGATGTGCGACGTGATGCCGACCATCTCGGAGGACACCATCTCCCAGCGGTCGTCCCAGTTCAGCGGCGAGGATGCCAACTTCGAGCAGCTGATGGTTTCGATGCTGGACGAGCGGGACAAGCTGATGGACAGCTTGCGCGAAACCCAGCAGCGGATGGCGGACATGGAGATGAAAATCCAGGAGGTGGAAAAGGAACGGGACAGTCTACATCGACAGATTGCGGCCAATTTACCACAG GAATTCTCGACACTAACCAAAGAGCTAACGCAGGCCCGCGAGACGCTGCTCGAACGAGACGAGGAAATCGGAGAGCTGAAGGCGGAACGAAACAATACCAGG CTCCTGCTGGAACATCTCGAGTGTCTGGTGTCCCGGCACGAGCGTTCGTTACGCATGACGGTGGTGAAACGGCAGGCGGCGTCCCAGAGCGGTGTATCAAGCGAGGTGGAGGTGTTGAAGGCCCTTAAAAGTTTGTTCGAGCACCACAAGGCGTTGGATGAGAAG gtTCGAGAACGGCTCCGAATATCGTTAGAGAAAAACAATGAGCTGGAAGAGGAACTCAACCAAACCAAAGAGGAG CTTCAACAATACAAGTCAGGTGTATTGTCTAACCAATCGGACCCCTCGTTGGACAGTAGCAGTGAAAAgaag GACGCGCTAAAGAATGGTGAAGCCGGAGAAATGATCGACTATAGTGCGAAAACGCACGAACTACAAACGATCATTGAGAAGCAAACGGCCGAACTGTCCCAGTGGCAACGGCGCGTCTCCGATCTGAATACCAAGATCAACGAGATGGAGGACAACATGTGCAAGCTGCAGAAGGAGTATACCAAATCGCAAGAAGCGTGCGTGAAGCTGCAACGTGATCTGCGCGAAAACGTTGCACAGAAAGAGGACCAAGAGGAGCGGATTGCAACGCTCGAAAAGCGCTATCTGAATGCGCAGCGCGAATCAACCTCACTGCATGACCTGAACGAGAAGCTTGAACAGGAATTGCGTCACAAGGAGGCTCAGCTTAAG CTGCAAGAGGGCAAGATAGCAGCGATACAAGAAAAGCTCGAACTGTCCGAACAAAAGTTGGCCCAGTTCTCGAAATTGCCTGAAATGGAGGAACAACTTAAGGCTCGTATGGAAGCCCTAACACAGGTAGGCAAGCAG gctcaAGAGCGGCACGGTTCCGCGGAAGATCGAATAACGCGCCTCGAGAACAGTGTGGAGGAAAAGAATGCGGAAGTCATGCGTCTGAATCAAAGACTGAAAATGAACGAAGAGCACAATCAGCGACTGTCGTCGACGGTGGACAAACTGCTTGCCGAGTCGAACGATCGATTGCAAGTCCATTTGAAGGAACGCATGACAGCGCTGGAGGAGAAAAATACGCTCACGCAGGAGCTCGACAAGGCGCGCAAATACGCCGAAGAGCTGTGCCAGGAGAAATCGGATATGCTCAAGGAAATCGCAAAGAACCGGCTAGAAATGGAAACATTCAAGCGTCAAATTTTGCAACAG GAAATTGCGTACAATATCCAGCAAACCGAAGCACTAACCAGAAGCTTATCACCAAACGCGGTCGGCAATGCCTCTGCCAACAGTGGATTTTCACGCAGCGGCTCGGCCACATTCAGCACGCACAGCTTGCGGCGAAACAAGTCGACACTCGAGGAGGAACACTTTAACCGCTCCATGGCGGAACAGGACTGGaacaagctgcagcacatggCCAATGCACAAGTATTTGACGGAGGCGTTCTTGAGGGCGCCGATGAGGCGGACAATCTGTTCGGTACTGGCGACATTATTTCACCGACCGGACACACCGATGCACAAACCCTGGCCATCATGCTGCAGGAGCAACTTGACGCAATCAATAATGAGATCAG GTTAATACAAGAGGAAAAACAGTCGACAGAAGCACGAGCAGAGGAGCTGGAATCTCGTGTCGGAAGTTTAGAGCACATGAATCTGCTGGCCCGTGGACGGTCGATGGATCGCCAAAGTCCACCGCTCAGTGGCAGCAGCACACCAAACAGTCCCAACCGTGACTATCTTCAAAAGTATCATACG GTACAGCTGGCGCATCTTCAGTCGGATATGCAGCATGACGATATGGGAAATGCAGACCACGATATGTCGGCGGGCGGTCTTGGCGGAGGCGATACCAGTTCCGGCGGAACAATATCACCGGCCACCGCACGCACAATGCGGCTGGAACGTTTCGCACTCGCACTAGCCCACAGCCAAGAAGAGCTGAAACG GCGATCGCAAGGAGTCGTGCATGGATCGGAATTTCCAAGCGAGTCCAG GAATCATTTTGTCACCAGCAACACGTACGGAATGTCTCCGCTAAACTCACGCCATGGAAGCCAGGAATCGTTGAAGCACTTAAGTATGGTTAGTTCGTTAAGTTCTCTACAAACGCCAACCGCCAGCCGGGGAGGAGATGCCGTATCGGCGGCTCAAAAGAAGAAGGGCATTAAATCCAGTTTGGGACGGTTCTTCAGTAAAAAGGAGAAG GTAAAGGGCGTAAAGGATTCTTCGATGCCAGACGGTTCTACTAGTATGATGTCGATGAGCGGTCTATCGCTTATTAGTGACATTGATTCTACGTATGATAATATCAGCGTATCTGGTTACAGACCACCGGGCAAATCGAATCCGATCGATTATACtcgacaaaagaaaaa GGAACACGATTATCGGCATGATCTGCTGGGCGAAGCGATGAAAGCTGGCACACCGTTTGCACTGTGGAACGGGCCAACAATTGTGGCTTGGCTCGAGCTGTGGGTCGGCATGCCGGCCTGGTATGTGGCGGCTTGCCGTGCCAACGTAAAATCCGGTGCCATTATGAGCGCTCTGAGCGATACGGAAATACAGCGCGAAATCGGTATCAGCAATCCACTGCACCGGCTAAAACTACGTCTTGCCATACAGGAAATGGTGTCCCTAACGTCGCCATCGGCACCGCAAACCACGCGGACAACGCTGGCATTCG gAGACATGAATCACGAGTGGATAGGAAACTATTGGTTGCCTAGTTTGGGTCTACCTCAGTACCGTACTACGTTCATGGAGTGTCTAGTGGACGCTCGCATGTTAGATCACCTCAACAAGAAGGACCTGCGCGGTCAGCTGAAGATGGTGGACAGCTTCCATCGGACCAGCCTGCAGTTCGGCATATCCTGCCTGAAACGGCTTAACTACGACCGTACCGCGCTGGAGGAGCGACGAAAGGCGTCCGAAAACAGTCTCAGCGATGTGCTGGTGTGGACAAACGATCGCACAATGCGATGGGTGCAGAGCGTTGGCCTTAAG GAGTATGCCAACAATCTGCTAGAGTCCGGTATACACGGCGCACTGATAGCGTTAGATGAAAGCTTCGATGCTAATTCCATGGCCCTAGCTTTGCAAAttccaacacaaaacacacag GCTAGACAAATTTTAGGCACGGAATTTAACAAACTACTCGAACTGTCGACCGAACGGCGCACGGATCGAGATTCAATCAAATCTTGA
- the LOC125764082 gene encoding liprin-alpha-1 isoform X5: MWNMMCDVMPTISEDTISQRSSQFSGEDANFEQLMVSMLDERDKLMDSLRETQQRMADMEMKIQEVEKERDSLHRQIAANLPQEFSTLTKELTQARETLLERDEEIGELKAERNNTRLLLEHLECLVSRHERSLRMTVVKRQAASQSGVSSEVEVLKALKSLFEHHKALDEKVRERLRISLEKNNELEEELNQTKEELQQYKSGVLSNQSDPSLDSSSEKKDALKNGEAGEMIDYSAKTHELQTIIEKQTAELSQWQRRVSDLNTKINEMEDNMCKLQKEYTKSQEACVKLQRDLRENVAQKEDQEERIATLEKRYLNAQRESTSLHDLNEKLEQELRHKEAQLKLQEGKIAAIQEKLELSEQKLAQFSKLPEMEEQLKARMEALTQVGKQAQERHGSAEDRITRLENSVEEKNAEVMRLNQRLKMNEEHNQRLSSTVDKLLAESNDRLQVHLKERMTALEEKNTLTQELDKARKYAEELCQEKSDMLKEIAKNRLEMETFKRQILQQEIAYNIQQTEALTRSLSPNAVGNASANSGFSRSGSATFSTHSLRRNKSTLEEEHFNRSMAEQDWNKLQHMANAQVFDGGVLEGADEADNLFGTGDIISPTGHTDAQTLAIMLQEQLDAINNEIRLIQEEKQSTEARAEELESRVGSLEHMNLLARGRSMDRQSPPLSGSSTPNSPNRDYLQKYHTLAHLQSDMQHDDMGNADHDMSAGGLGGGDTSSGGTISPATARTMRLERFALALAHSQEELKRRSQGVVHGSEFPSESRNHFVTSNTYGMSPLNSRHGSQESLKHLSMVSSLSSLQTPTASRGGDAVSAAQKKKGIKSSLGRFFSKKEKVKGVKDSSMPDGSTSMMSMSGLSLISDIDSTYDNISVSGYRPPGKSNPIDYTRQKKKEHDYRHDLLGEAMKAGTPFALWNGPTIVAWLELWVGMPAWYVAACRANVKSGAIMSALSDTEIQREIGISNPLHRLKLRLAIQEMVSLTSPSAPQTTRTTLAFGDMNHEWIGNYWLPSLGLPQYRTTFMECLVDARMLDHLNKKDLRGQLKMVDSFHRTSLQFGISCLKRLNYDRTALEERRKASENSLSDVLVWTNDRTMRWVQSVGLKEYANNLLESGIHGALIALDESFDANSMALALQIPTQNTQARQILGTEFNKLLELSTERRTDRDSIKS; the protein is encoded by the exons ATGTGGAACATGATGTGCGACGTGATGCCGACCATCTCGGAGGACACCATCTCCCAGCGGTCGTCCCAGTTCAGCGGCGAGGATGCCAACTTCGAGCAGCTGATGGTTTCGATGCTGGACGAGCGGGACAAGCTGATGGACAGCTTGCGCGAAACCCAGCAGCGGATGGCGGACATGGAGATGAAAATCCAGGAGGTGGAAAAGGAACGGGACAGTCTACATCGACAGATTGCGGCCAATTTACCACAG GAATTCTCGACACTAACCAAAGAGCTAACGCAGGCCCGCGAGACGCTGCTCGAACGAGACGAGGAAATCGGAGAGCTGAAGGCGGAACGAAACAATACCAGG CTCCTGCTGGAACATCTCGAGTGTCTGGTGTCCCGGCACGAGCGTTCGTTACGCATGACGGTGGTGAAACGGCAGGCGGCGTCCCAGAGCGGTGTATCAAGCGAGGTGGAGGTGTTGAAGGCCCTTAAAAGTTTGTTCGAGCACCACAAGGCGTTGGATGAGAAG gtTCGAGAACGGCTCCGAATATCGTTAGAGAAAAACAATGAGCTGGAAGAGGAACTCAACCAAACCAAAGAGGAG CTTCAACAATACAAGTCAGGTGTATTGTCTAACCAATCGGACCCCTCGTTGGACAGTAGCAGTGAAAAgaag GACGCGCTAAAGAATGGTGAAGCCGGAGAAATGATCGACTATAGTGCGAAAACGCACGAACTACAAACGATCATTGAGAAGCAAACGGCCGAACTGTCCCAGTGGCAACGGCGCGTCTCCGATCTGAATACCAAGATCAACGAGATGGAGGACAACATGTGCAAGCTGCAGAAGGAGTATACCAAATCGCAAGAAGCGTGCGTGAAGCTGCAACGTGATCTGCGCGAAAACGTTGCACAGAAAGAGGACCAAGAGGAGCGGATTGCAACGCTCGAAAAGCGCTATCTGAATGCGCAGCGCGAATCAACCTCACTGCATGACCTGAACGAGAAGCTTGAACAGGAATTGCGTCACAAGGAGGCTCAGCTTAAG CTGCAAGAGGGCAAGATAGCAGCGATACAAGAAAAGCTCGAACTGTCCGAACAAAAGTTGGCCCAGTTCTCGAAATTGCCTGAAATGGAGGAACAACTTAAGGCTCGTATGGAAGCCCTAACACAGGTAGGCAAGCAG gctcaAGAGCGGCACGGTTCCGCGGAAGATCGAATAACGCGCCTCGAGAACAGTGTGGAGGAAAAGAATGCGGAAGTCATGCGTCTGAATCAAAGACTGAAAATGAACGAAGAGCACAATCAGCGACTGTCGTCGACGGTGGACAAACTGCTTGCCGAGTCGAACGATCGATTGCAAGTCCATTTGAAGGAACGCATGACAGCGCTGGAGGAGAAAAATACGCTCACGCAGGAGCTCGACAAGGCGCGCAAATACGCCGAAGAGCTGTGCCAGGAGAAATCGGATATGCTCAAGGAAATCGCAAAGAACCGGCTAGAAATGGAAACATTCAAGCGTCAAATTTTGCAACAG GAAATTGCGTACAATATCCAGCAAACCGAAGCACTAACCAGAAGCTTATCACCAAACGCGGTCGGCAATGCCTCTGCCAACAGTGGATTTTCACGCAGCGGCTCGGCCACATTCAGCACGCACAGCTTGCGGCGAAACAAGTCGACACTCGAGGAGGAACACTTTAACCGCTCCATGGCGGAACAGGACTGGaacaagctgcagcacatggCCAATGCACAAGTATTTGACGGAGGCGTTCTTGAGGGCGCCGATGAGGCGGACAATCTGTTCGGTACTGGCGACATTATTTCACCGACCGGACACACCGATGCACAAACCCTGGCCATCATGCTGCAGGAGCAACTTGACGCAATCAATAATGAGATCAG GTTAATACAAGAGGAAAAACAGTCGACAGAAGCACGAGCAGAGGAGCTGGAATCTCGTGTCGGAAGTTTAGAGCACATGAATCTGCTGGCCCGTGGACGGTCGATGGATCGCCAAAGTCCACCGCTCAGTGGCAGCAGCACACCAAACAGTCCCAACCGTGACTATCTTCAAAAGTATCATACG CTGGCGCATCTTCAGTCGGATATGCAGCATGACGATATGGGAAATGCAGACCACGATATGTCGGCGGGCGGTCTTGGCGGAGGCGATACCAGTTCCGGCGGAACAATATCACCGGCCACCGCACGCACAATGCGGCTGGAACGTTTCGCACTCGCACTAGCCCACAGCCAAGAAGAGCTGAAACG GCGATCGCAAGGAGTCGTGCATGGATCGGAATTTCCAAGCGAGTCCAG GAATCATTTTGTCACCAGCAACACGTACGGAATGTCTCCGCTAAACTCACGCCATGGAAGCCAGGAATCGTTGAAGCACTTAAGTATGGTTAGTTCGTTAAGTTCTCTACAAACGCCAACCGCCAGCCGGGGAGGAGATGCCGTATCGGCGGCTCAAAAGAAGAAGGGCATTAAATCCAGTTTGGGACGGTTCTTCAGTAAAAAGGAGAAG GTAAAGGGCGTAAAGGATTCTTCGATGCCAGACGGTTCTACTAGTATGATGTCGATGAGCGGTCTATCGCTTATTAGTGACATTGATTCTACGTATGATAATATCAGCGTATCTGGTTACAGACCACCGGGCAAATCGAATCCGATCGATTATACtcgacaaaagaaaaa GGAACACGATTATCGGCATGATCTGCTGGGCGAAGCGATGAAAGCTGGCACACCGTTTGCACTGTGGAACGGGCCAACAATTGTGGCTTGGCTCGAGCTGTGGGTCGGCATGCCGGCCTGGTATGTGGCGGCTTGCCGTGCCAACGTAAAATCCGGTGCCATTATGAGCGCTCTGAGCGATACGGAAATACAGCGCGAAATCGGTATCAGCAATCCACTGCACCGGCTAAAACTACGTCTTGCCATACAGGAAATGGTGTCCCTAACGTCGCCATCGGCACCGCAAACCACGCGGACAACGCTGGCATTCG gAGACATGAATCACGAGTGGATAGGAAACTATTGGTTGCCTAGTTTGGGTCTACCTCAGTACCGTACTACGTTCATGGAGTGTCTAGTGGACGCTCGCATGTTAGATCACCTCAACAAGAAGGACCTGCGCGGTCAGCTGAAGATGGTGGACAGCTTCCATCGGACCAGCCTGCAGTTCGGCATATCCTGCCTGAAACGGCTTAACTACGACCGTACCGCGCTGGAGGAGCGACGAAAGGCGTCCGAAAACAGTCTCAGCGATGTGCTGGTGTGGACAAACGATCGCACAATGCGATGGGTGCAGAGCGTTGGCCTTAAG GAGTATGCCAACAATCTGCTAGAGTCCGGTATACACGGCGCACTGATAGCGTTAGATGAAAGCTTCGATGCTAATTCCATGGCCCTAGCTTTGCAAAttccaacacaaaacacacag GCTAGACAAATTTTAGGCACGGAATTTAACAAACTACTCGAACTGTCGACCGAACGGCGCACGGATCGAGATTCAATCAAATCTTGA